The following are encoded in a window of Gramella sp. MT6 genomic DNA:
- the folE gene encoding GTP cyclohydrolase I FolE, protein MSYKLFEEYDQDITDNLQNNFREIISGVGEDPDREGVIKTPERAAKAMQFLTQGYSMDAETILRGAVFEETYDEMVVVKDIELYSLCEHHMLPFFGKAHIAYIPNGKIIGLSKLPRVVDVFARRLQVQERLTNDILECLNKTLQPQGVAVVIEAVHLCMMMRGVQKQNSATTTSGFRGQFKEIETRNEFLKLISSDLR, encoded by the coding sequence ATGTCATATAAATTATTCGAAGAGTACGACCAGGATATAACCGATAATTTGCAAAATAATTTCAGGGAGATTATTTCAGGCGTTGGTGAGGATCCAGATAGGGAAGGGGTAATTAAAACTCCGGAAAGAGCTGCAAAAGCGATGCAATTTCTAACCCAGGGATATTCTATGGATGCCGAAACGATCCTTAGAGGAGCTGTGTTTGAAGAAACTTATGATGAAATGGTGGTGGTCAAGGATATTGAACTTTATTCCCTTTGTGAACACCACATGCTACCATTTTTCGGGAAGGCTCATATAGCCTATATCCCGAACGGGAAGATTATAGGTTTAAGTAAATTACCCAGGGTAGTAGATGTATTTGCAAGAAGGTTACAGGTGCAGGAGAGACTCACAAACGATATTCTAGAGTGTCTTAATAAAACGCTGCAGCCTCAGGGAGTTGCGGTAGTTATAGAAGCTGTCCACCTTTGTATGATGATGCGAGGAGTTCAAAAGCAAAATTCTGCTACAACCACTTCAGGCTTCAGAGGTCAATTTAAAGAAATCGAGACCAGGAACGAATTTTTAAAACTCATTAGCTCAGACCTGCGTTAG
- the msrA gene encoding peptide-methionine (S)-S-oxide reductase MsrA produces the protein MEDKNLKRATLAGGCFWCTEAVFQRLEGVEKVVSGFTGGSIKNPAYREIITGRTGHAEAIEIEFDPTKIKFEELLVVFFATHDPTTLNRQQNDVGTQYRSAIFYHDEQQKETAEEVIRLLEKEESFQDPIVTEITEVGPFYIAETEHQDFYNQHRQQPYCQFIIDPKITKLKKLFSDKLKQTN, from the coding sequence ATGGAAGATAAAAATTTGAAAAGAGCAACTCTAGCAGGAGGATGTTTTTGGTGCACTGAAGCTGTTTTTCAAAGATTAGAAGGAGTAGAGAAGGTTGTTTCCGGGTTTACAGGTGGGAGTATTAAAAACCCAGCCTATCGCGAAATTATCACCGGTAGGACAGGGCATGCCGAGGCTATAGAAATTGAATTTGATCCTACGAAAATAAAATTTGAAGAATTACTAGTTGTATTTTTCGCTACTCATGATCCTACTACCCTGAACAGGCAACAAAATGATGTGGGAACCCAGTACAGAAGCGCTATATTTTACCATGATGAACAACAAAAGGAAACAGCCGAGGAAGTAATTAGGTTACTTGAGAAGGAAGAGTCTTTTCAGGATCCTATCGTGACAGAGATTACCGAAGTAGGTCCCTTCTATATAGCTGAAACCGAACATCAGGATTTTTATAATCAACATAGGCAGCAACCTTACTGTCAATTTATAATAGACCCCAAGATCACAAAACTGAAAAAATTATTTTCTGATAAACTGAAACAAACGAATTAA
- a CDS encoding DUF5916 domain-containing protein: MPLNKILFFSLFLISLTSFSQKIPDNRKIYQTKKVSSQPKIDGIIEENVWNEANVAGNFVMLEPGDGDPIPHSHETSVKILYDNTAIYIAATLLEDEPHRVMRQLTQRDNLNQSEYFQLDLNTYDDGENQTRFIVTSAGTQADARLTGSNEDYGYNVVWESAVSQDSDGWYVEMKIPYSALRFPEKPEQEWGIQFARSITHLNSVYVWNYINKSLGESAQYTGLLNGIKNIDPPVRLSLYPYTSVAIDHFNSNSDFNLNAGLDLKYGINDSFTLDMTLVPDFGQTAYDEVELNLGPFEQVFGENRAFFTEGTELFNKGDLFYSRRVGSTPIGFNEAQSELLENEEIIENPEKVDLLNAMKISGRTDRGLGIGFFNAITGKAEAVYRDSITGNRRRKTTEAVANYNILVLDQRFNKNSSITLINTNVTRNGNFRDGNVTGFLFDVYNKSNSFNVAGEAKMSNVNLPGQNKTGFASMLSFARTKGNFRYSVDHRFSNETYDINDLGVNFTNNYNNFSGILTYQIFEPKGNYNTYQFNLYGQHLRRYKPDVTVNNGIGADFFAMTRKRFAFGGNLGYNSEFLDFFEPRTEDTYITYNDFSDMSFFISSDYRKKMAIDVRLRFEEYFNSEQNFFNLNIQPRFRFSDRFNIIYDFLYRFENDRPSYVNKVDDDIIFGIRDQKSIENSITGNYNFNTKQGLNLSFRNFWSTARFAQNGYARLLENGDLTSIDYEINDDNNPDANFNIWNLDLSYRWQFAPGSEAILLYRNSIFNEDKLSYLEFDESLDNLFARPARHNLSLRIVYFIDYNNIKNLFRS, encoded by the coding sequence ATGCCCCTAAACAAAATATTATTCTTTTCCTTATTTCTAATTTCCCTAACCTCTTTTTCCCAGAAAATCCCAGATAATCGAAAGATCTACCAGACAAAGAAGGTTTCATCCCAGCCTAAGATTGATGGAATAATAGAAGAAAATGTCTGGAATGAAGCGAACGTTGCAGGTAATTTTGTGATGCTGGAACCGGGTGATGGTGATCCTATACCACATTCTCATGAAACAAGTGTGAAGATCTTATATGACAATACTGCCATTTATATCGCTGCCACCCTGCTTGAAGATGAACCTCACCGGGTAATGAGGCAGCTAACACAGAGAGATAATCTAAACCAATCTGAATATTTTCAGTTAGACCTTAATACATACGACGATGGCGAAAACCAGACTAGATTCATAGTAACCTCTGCAGGAACCCAGGCCGATGCAAGATTGACCGGATCCAATGAAGATTATGGTTATAATGTAGTTTGGGAGTCTGCTGTTTCTCAAGATAGCGATGGCTGGTATGTAGAGATGAAGATTCCCTATTCAGCCTTAAGATTTCCCGAAAAGCCTGAACAGGAATGGGGCATCCAGTTTGCCAGGAGCATTACCCATTTAAATTCTGTATACGTTTGGAACTATATTAACAAATCCCTTGGTGAATCAGCTCAATATACCGGACTTTTAAACGGCATCAAAAATATTGATCCGCCGGTTAGACTTAGCCTCTACCCCTACACTTCAGTAGCAATAGACCATTTCAATTCCAATTCAGATTTTAATTTGAACGCAGGGCTGGATCTTAAATATGGAATAAATGATTCCTTTACCTTAGATATGACTCTTGTTCCAGATTTTGGACAAACTGCCTATGATGAGGTTGAACTTAATCTTGGCCCTTTTGAGCAGGTTTTTGGAGAAAACCGGGCCTTCTTTACGGAGGGTACTGAACTGTTCAACAAAGGAGATCTATTCTATTCCCGCCGGGTTGGCAGCACTCCAATTGGATTTAATGAAGCACAATCAGAACTTCTGGAGAATGAAGAGATCATAGAAAATCCAGAGAAAGTAGACCTTTTAAATGCCATGAAGATCTCAGGAAGAACCGACCGGGGATTGGGAATTGGTTTCTTTAATGCTATCACAGGTAAAGCCGAAGCGGTATATCGCGATTCTATTACCGGAAATAGGAGAAGAAAGACCACTGAAGCTGTAGCAAACTATAATATCCTGGTACTGGACCAGAGATTTAATAAGAATAGCTCTATAACTCTCATTAACACCAATGTGACCAGGAATGGAAATTTCAGGGATGGGAATGTAACCGGTTTTCTCTTTGATGTATATAATAAATCCAATTCTTTCAATGTTGCAGGTGAAGCAAAAATGAGTAATGTGAATCTTCCAGGTCAGAATAAGACTGGATTTGCTTCTATGTTATCATTTGCAAGGACCAAGGGAAATTTCAGATATAGCGTAGATCACAGATTTTCTAATGAAACTTACGACATCAATGATTTAGGAGTAAACTTTACGAATAACTACAATAATTTCTCTGGGATTTTAACCTACCAGATCTTCGAACCAAAAGGTAATTATAATACTTACCAGTTTAATTTATACGGTCAGCATCTACGTAGATATAAGCCAGATGTTACTGTTAACAACGGTATTGGCGCAGATTTCTTTGCAATGACACGAAAAAGGTTTGCTTTTGGAGGAAACCTGGGATATAATTCAGAATTCCTTGACTTTTTTGAACCCAGAACTGAAGACACCTATATTACTTACAATGATTTCTCTGATATGTCCTTTTTCATTTCATCAGATTATCGCAAAAAAATGGCTATCGATGTAAGATTACGTTTTGAAGAATATTTCAACTCTGAGCAAAACTTTTTTAATTTAAATATTCAACCAAGATTTAGATTTAGTGATCGGTTTAATATCATCTATGATTTTCTATACAGGTTCGAGAATGACCGTCCCAGCTATGTAAATAAGGTTGATGATGATATTATATTTGGAATCAGAGACCAGAAAAGCATTGAAAATTCTATAACCGGAAATTATAATTTTAATACAAAACAGGGTTTAAACCTTAGTTTCCGAAACTTCTGGTCTACAGCCAGATTTGCTCAGAACGGATATGCAAGACTTCTGGAAAATGGGGATTTAACCAGTATTGATTATGAGATTAATGATGATAATAATCCAGATGCCAACTTCAATATCTGGAATCTTGATCTTAGTTATCGCTGGCAGTTTGCTCCGGGAAGTGAAGCCATTTTATTGTACCGGAATTCGATCTTTAACGAAGATAAATTAAGCTATCTGGAATTTGATGAAAGCCTGGATAACCTATTTGCCAGGCCGGCAAGGCATAATTTAAGTTTGCGTATAGTTTATTTCATTGATTATAATAACATAAAAAACTTATTCCGAAGCTAA
- a CDS encoding ABC transporter ATP-binding protein, which yields MIIAKNIHKYYGDLHVLKSVDLHIKKSEIVSIVGASGAGKTTLLQILGTLDKPTKKKNSQLEINGTNIYGLKSRELSKFRNKHIGFIFQFHQLLPEFTALENICIPAFIHKTPRKDAEKRAMELLSFLGLKNRATHKPGELSGGEQQRIAVARSLINNPAVIFADEPSGNLDSESAENLHKLFFRLRDEFDQTFVIVTHNEELADMADRKLTMVDGEIIND from the coding sequence ATGATAATTGCCAAGAATATTCATAAATACTACGGAGACCTGCATGTCCTGAAATCTGTAGATCTTCATATTAAAAAAAGTGAGATCGTTTCTATTGTTGGTGCTTCCGGTGCTGGAAAGACTACGTTATTACAGATCTTAGGTACGCTGGATAAACCCACGAAAAAGAAAAATTCTCAATTAGAAATAAACGGTACGAATATCTATGGATTAAAATCCCGTGAACTTTCCAAATTCAGAAATAAACATATTGGGTTTATTTTTCAGTTCCACCAGTTACTTCCGGAGTTTACGGCACTGGAAAATATTTGTATTCCAGCATTTATCCATAAAACTCCCAGGAAAGATGCTGAAAAAAGAGCCATGGAATTACTTAGTTTTCTTGGGCTGAAGAACAGGGCTACTCACAAACCTGGCGAATTAAGTGGTGGTGAACAGCAAAGAATTGCAGTGGCCAGAAGTCTTATTAATAATCCGGCAGTGATATTTGCCGATGAGCCTTCAGGAAATCTCGATAGTGAATCTGCAGAAAATCTGCATAAGCTATTTTTCAGGCTAAGAGACGAATTTGACCAGACTTTCGTAATCGTTACGCATAATGAGGAATTAGCAGACATGGCTGATAGAAAACTTACCATGGTAGATGGAGAGATTATCAATGATTAA